In the Populus trichocarpa isolate Nisqually-1 chromosome 1, P.trichocarpa_v4.1, whole genome shotgun sequence genome, tcttatcttaatgaGGTAAAACTTAACCGTtctatcatcaaataaaaaaaaactacctttttaatatcgagagtacgttttacgtataaattcgtaatctcggatattaaaagaaaaacaaaataatttttttggaatttttgaaatattggccaagttctcatgactttaataaactggttattaaagccgaaatgcatgataaaacatttttttttttgaagttttctttgttgtatgaaaatagaatatgagttttttagctttgagagatttggccgtatgcatgaaaaccaaaacattttttttcaaagttttgacgaaaaccgggtattttaataccggatgtGTATTTTTACGAtgcaaaaatacaaaccaatattaagcaaaatttagtaaaaaatacgcggggaaatcacaaaaaaaaaattaaatatttttttgaaagtttttggaACTGGGCCAGACCTGGCCCAACCATTCTGGGCTGGGCCTGACCCGGCCCATATACtgtgggctggactcagcccagccgcgtgggctgggctgatgttccagccccAAAAGAACGAAGAGCTGGTTGCTGGTTACTGTGCCGAGCACAGTAACCAGTGAATTATAATTAGGTGGTTACTGTGCTCTACACAGTAACCAcctaattatatttcatttgctgcagaacgtgaattgctcacgttctgcatgcaaatgaagcCGAACCAAAAAATGACAGCAGAGGGGGAAGAAGGTTACCTGGAATGAGGGAGCGTGGTTGTTGTCTCCGGTGGCTTGCGGCAGCGGCGGCGGGGAACCCCTGTGATTCTTCTTCCAACGTGGTGTCTGTGCAGTGCGGAGCTGCTGCGACGGTCGAtctcttcttccttccttcttttcttttctttcgttTCGttcactctttctctcttttcagtttctgtttttttttcttcttcttccctctctATTCTGTCTCCTCTGTTCTATTCCCCTTCTCTGcttttttcgttttttcctcctctctctggtctcttctctcttcttcttctctcccttattctcctctgttttttttctttaactctACCTCTCTGTTCTGTTCagttttcttgttctttctccTTCTCTGTTTTGTTTCGGTTTCTCCTCTGTTGCTGCTGGTGGCAGCTGTTGTTGGCAGCTGAATGGCGGTGATGTTGTGGCGGTGGAGAGGAAGCACAGCGGTGGTGCCCAGGTGGTGGGGAACGgtccttctccttcttcgtGCAGAGACCACCAGTCTCTGTTCTTCTCTTCCCCACTTCTGTTTTggctttctctcttctctacaCTCGAAATCCTCCCTCCTCTGTTCTGCTCTCTTtcggtttcttctttttttcccccctaAAGGctgttgtttttttccctccttCTCCAAAATTTTGCCCCCCCAGTTCGTTCCtctctttctcaaaaaaatcGTCCCTCTCCCCCCTGGTTCTGTTCTCtcccctgtatttataggcagcCGGGGGAGAGGTTCACCATACCCTGTCCAAGTGCAGGGCATGGTGGTGTGGGAGTTGCAGGGTATGGTTGTGTAGGTGTCGGTATGGGTATGGGTCATGCGGGTTTTTTGGGCAAGtggggtggagagagagagcgggaagaaaatatttcaaaaatcttcTTCTCCCCTGTCTCTGCATTTGCAGGGGAGAAGAACTGcacagtgccgttcaaaacaGCACCgggcagtttttttttttttttttttaagaaaaggaaaatgaatttgggagtgacccaaaaatgggttatgacagttgcccccctctttacaatgcttacggagcaaagACTTTGcgtagtaagcttgtaaagaaaacaaaagaaaatgatctgATTATCTTGGGCAACCTGctcacacactcacactggtctattttcacgggcgacctgcccacacacgctcacactggtctattttcacgggcgacctgcccagataaaaaaaacatggagaattggtcgaattgtaatgggtgaccgacccaaaaatggaaaaaaggaagagtggtcgtgttgtaatgggtgacctacccagatggaagaatggtctcattgtaatgggtgacctacccagataaaaaaaacatggagaacggtcgagttgtaatgggtgacctacccaaaaaatggaaaaaaggaagagtggtcgtgttgtaatgggtgacctacctaggtggaggaatggtctcattgtaatgggtgacctacccagataaaataaaaaaacatggagaatggtcgagttgtaatgggtgacctacccaaaaatggaaaaaagaaagagtggtcgtgttgtaatgggtgacctacccagatggaggaatggtcgtgttgtaatgggtgacctacccagataaaaacatggagaagtggtcgaattgtaatgggtgacctacccaaaatggaaaaaagaaagagtggtcgtgttgtaatgggtgacctacccaggtggagggatggtcgtgttgtaatgggtgacctacccagataaaaaaaacatgaagaagtggtcgaattgtaatgggtgacctacccagaaaaaagttggtgagggctcaaaggcgcactcgaaatgaggtagggttataaaacgcactacccaaaagatggtggctcaaaggcgcactcggaaggaggtagggttagaaaacgcactacctaagggagtgagggcacaaaggcgcactcaaaaggaagtGAGGGCACAAAGGCCTACTCAaaagagaaggtgtgagggctcaaaggcgcactcgaaatgtGGTGTAACACCAATCTGTTAATGATGAAAGCAATGCATTATGAttgatatgcatgtatacttacctgagaaatataggtccccatttcttcattgtgtctttcttttctcaaaagttggagTGTTGGTAGTGAACTTCGATGGCTTTTTCGCTCTCGCTTACTCGAGTCATctcttgtgatcttgacctctGGGAAGGgcttgatatcatcatacttctttgtcctccaccctttatctcaagggttgccaattttgcccggcatttttcttagaaagggaatcatGAAGCCAGCCCTACCAAGAGTTTTTGATTGCCccccagcttgatcatgcccccaagtATTTAATTCAGGTTTGGGGATGAGGTTGTATGAAGGAAGATTTGGTTTTTGACAAGGAGTtgcagaatttttggaatttcaaagttattccagacacaaaaatcattttgacatcgattcaaagcaaacttattctgaagaaattcaagtgattcctatggagaggttttcagaagtgatgaaaaatttttgttttgattttggtgaaaaatatgaagtgacacttggttggtcaaaaaggtttaagatttaatttgagggtttcaaagaaccaatgttcaaagcattcattttatttgcatgaataatgacttGGTTTGCATGAGAAAGCACTGCCTACCGATCCaaattgcttgcctttgatcagaaagggcttgattaggtACGTAATGTAGGCTTTGGCTATTGGTTATAAAGAATGGGATATTtgcaagctcaaaaggtgtttaagggattttaaaactaaggatcacttgtgcttgtttcctaacctttttcttttgaatttctttccaAAATGGTCTATCGTGCCCCCCCAGTGTTGGGCTTGGgccctttttctttgtttttgtttttttcatttgattttgagcaTCATTGTATTGGGTTTTTTGCTCAAAATTTTTGGAtcatttggatttttcttcatgcccccAGCTTTATTTGGACACTTTTGATGATTGAGAAATTTCTTTTATGCCCCCCAGTGTTGCttgggcactttcaatcattgaggtttttttttctatgtttctcACACTTGCCCCCCAGTGTGGAGTGTGATCCTAGTAAAGGTTATTTCCAAAAACATTACcaggctcaaaaggggactgcaaaggatatatttcagccttgtgaaaggattatcaaagatggcctttcttcatctcaaatgcatgcatttaggatcggtaagccttgctttcatgcgagtatgcaaaatgatttctcattattcattcaaataaaactcaactttgGAGTCACTtcatggtggtttttttttttttccaggttttctaggtgtatggttacctttctaaagaatcacttgaattttcagaactcgtttgttttggacaaacaccaacatgatttctgtttttgtactaaactttgaATTCTCGAAAATTCtttggaagaaaagggaaacacaCTGAAGGATTCTTGGTGCAGTGGTTTTGTAAGTAAATATTGTGCTCAGAGTGTTATTTAcatgaaacaacaacaaaatgaaaacatgTCATGAACACAGGAAAACACTTGATCTTATTAACACGAAGGCTCTTTTGACAAAGAAAGTCTTGTTGCATTATGAGCCAAGTTACCAACAAGACTGAAACAAGTTAAAACagacatgatcaaacaaaagacaataataGGGCAGGCTTCATCCTTTCATTTTCATAAATCTCCTTTTAGGCTAGCCTTCCCACAACAGCTCTTGTGGAGGTCTCATTAATGGTGGGGACAAAAACTGTGGTCAAAATTTGAGTCCTTCAAAATTGAGGCTGCCTTTTTTCGCACCCTGCCTTGACCATCGGTGCTTTCTGAGCATTCTGCTTCTAGTGCCTTTACTGATCCACCGCTCAAGCATGATTAGGTAGAGGGTTCGTGTTCACATTAGAAGTGTCTTCCAATTCTATCCACCCTGCCTTGATTAATTGCAAAAGTTTTCTCTTGAAGGCGTTGCAAGTATGGATACTATGTCCAGCAATACCAGCATGGTATTCGCAAGTGAGCTCTGGTTTGTACCAACTAGGGTAAGGTGGTTGCACCGGCGTCAGAGGTTCGGGAGCTACTTGCCCGATGCTTAATAACTTCTGGTACATTTCATCCAGGGGCAGCGGTAATGGAGGTAGTTGTTCTTGGACCCTTTGGTAATTTCCAATTTGGCTTTTGGCTTGAAAGTTTTGGGGCTCAGGTTTTTTGATGTCGGCAACCTGGGATGGAGTATGGTAGCTTTGGGATGAGGTTTTCCTACCCCTATAGTCGTCTCCAACATGGTTGACCTCTTTCCTTTCGAAGCCTCTTTTCTCGATGGGTGCAGAAATTCTACCACTCTTGACGCCTTGCTCTATACGTTCACACACTACCACAACGTCAGTGAATTGCTGGGCCGAACTACCCATCACATGCTTATAATATGGTGCTTTGAGTGTGTTGGCAAATAAAGTGACCATCTCTTTGTCCAAAAGTGGAGGATGGACTTGAGCAGCTGATTCTCGCCATCTTTGAGCATATTCCCTTATGCTTTCTTTGTCCCTTTTCTCTAGATTGGACAAGCTGGTTCTGTCAGGAGCAATGTCCATGTTGTATTTGTACTGCTTGATAAAAGCATCCACCAGGTCTTTCCATCTCCGGATCTTTGTGTTGTCcaatctcatgtaccagctcaatgttgccccacttaagctatcttgaaaaaagtgcatcagtagtttttcatcatgtacTACTTCTGTCATTTTATTGCAATAGGACTTAAGATGAGTCATGGGGCATTGTGTTCCACTATATTTGATGAACTCAGGAACACGAAACTTCTTCGGGACAACCACATTTGGGACCAGACACATCTCCGCTGCCCTTACCGGATCATATAAGTCTACCCCTTCAATTACTCTGAGTCTAGCTTCCAGCGCCTCCATCTTATCTTGATCAATGCTATCAGATGACTTAGCCTTGCGGGACTCGTTAGCAAATGCATCCATGACTACAGGGGCTGGTGCAGGTGTTGCTGACTGCACAAATGTTGGATTGTGTGGAGGCTCTTGACCATGTTCACTCATTCTTTCTTCGGGCTGAGCTATTATTAGAATCTGATTAAAGGTGACCGGTCGGTTAGAAGGACCTTCACCAGAGGTATTTCTTagtgtttgctcgagtaagctagtgagGCGAGCCACACTCGTCTTCAgagactccaactcttcttgaaaatgggCGTCACGGTGAGCgcgctcttcatcttccatgtttctcgctcgaagtcgggtgttgtagactctttggggacctatatttcaacctaatgcatgtatgtatgttatttacaatgaacGGATGTATGTGTACGATGCAAATTTATGTACATGCGTATTAGGGAGTTCATAATCTAAGGATAGGTTGGGGCCATTACATGATGGTGGCTTTCTACCTGGtcaaaagggtctcttgttgtcccagTGATCATCCTTGTAAAGGCGATATAGGGGCTCAGTAGGTAATGGGATGGCATATGCACCAatcattaccagtctaagcactcagcgaagagttggggtttacacaaacttaaaccttgactaaaagtcgtaaggtaagctgctagtcccccacttaacctaAAGTTATAATTCCCCTCAAATGTGAATGatgcatgaaataattttatacaatgcatgaacaaaaatgtacaaaaattaAAGCGTATGAGcaaatgagaatgaaaattaccaataacacaaaaccaaacaataaaacatgatgatcagacaaaaacaaagcttagtccacaaggtccccagtggagtcgccattctgtcgcacgtgtgcggcatcgcggcgatcgtcctccACACTCCATGGATGTGTGGATCTGGAAAAATATGGgcagacaaggaattctttgtctcttagcggtGAAAAAtgggaatgggagtcgccacctagtattctggtcactaggaaccctaactggtctcagagatcgggtacggagactggttgcgtaaagggaaggtattagcaccccaaatacgccctacctaaggtaagctgcattgttttatttgtctgatcaaaATCTAGGGTTTGGTcgcgttttctaattgttggttcggtctgtctaagattcaagaaaagccctcctaaaaaaggaggttcttatcttaatgaGGTAAAACTTAACCGTtctatcatcaaataaaaaaaaactacctttttaatatcgagagtacgttttacgtataaattcgtaatctcggatattaaaagaaaaacaaaataatttttttggaatttttgaaatattggccaagttctcatgactttaataaactggttattaaagccgaaatgcatgataaaacattttttttttgaagttttctttgttgtatgaaaatagaatatgagttttttagctttgagagatttggccgtatgcatgaaaaccaaaacattttttttcaaagttttgacgaaaaccgggtattttaataccggatgtGTATTTTTACGAtgcaaaaatacaaaccaatattaagcaaaatttagtaaaaaatacgcggggaaatcacaaaaaaaaaattaaatatttttttgaaagtttttggaACTGGGCCAGACCTGGCCCAACCATTCTGGGCTGGGCCTGACCCGGCCCATATACtgtgggctggactcagcccagccgcgtgggctgggctgatgttccagccccAAAAGAACGAAGAGCTGGTTGCTGGTTACTGTGCCGAGCACAGTAACCAGTGAATTATAATTAGGTGGTTACTGTGCTCTACACAGTAACCAcctaattatatttcatttgctgcagaacgtgaattgctcacgttctgcatgcaaatgaagcCGAACCAAAAAATGACAGCAGAGGGGGAAGAAGGTTACCTGGAATGAGGGAGCGTGGTTGTTGTCTCCGGTGGCTTGCGGCAGCGGCGGCGGGGAACCCCTGTGATTCTTCTTCCAACGTGGTGTCTGTGCAGTGCGGAGCTGCTGCGATGGTCGAtctcttcttccttccttcttttcttttctttcgttTCGttcactctttctctcttttcagtttctgtttttttttcttcttcttccctctctGTTCTGTCTCCTCTGTTCTATTCCCCTTCTCTGcttttttcgttttttcctcctctttctggtctcttttctcttcttcttctctcccttattctcctctgtttttttttctttaactctACCTCTCTGTTCTGTTCagttttcttgttctttctccTTCTCTGTTTTGTTTCGGTTTCTCCTCTGTTGCTGCTGGTGGCAGCTGTTGTTGGCAGCTGAATGGCGGTGATGTTGTGGCGGTGGAGAGGAAGCACAGCGGTGGTGCCCAGGTGGTGGGTAACAgtccttctccttcttcgtGCAGAGACCACCAGTCTCTGTTCTTCTCTTCCCCACTTCTGTTTTggctttctctcttctctacaCTCGAAATCCTCCCTCCTCTGTTCTGCTCTCTTtcggtttcttctttttttcccccctaAAGGctgttgtttttttccctccttCTCCAAAATTTTGCCCCCCCAGTTCGTTCCtctctttctcaaaaaaatcGTCCCTCTCCCCCCTGGTTCTGTTCTCtcccctgtatttataggcagcCGGGGGAGAGGTTCACCATACCCTGTCCAAGTGCAGGGCATGGTGGTGTGGGAGTTGCAGGGTATGGTTGTGTAGGTGTGGGTATGGGTATGGGTCATGCGGGATTTTTGGGCAAGtggggtggagagagagagcgggaagaaaatatttcaaaaatcttcTTCTCCCCTGTCTCTGCATTTGCAGGGGAGAAGAACTGcacagtgccgttcaaaacggcaccgggcagtttttttttttttttttttaaagaaaaggaaaatgaatttgGGAGTGAcctaaaaatgggttatgacatgAATGATGGGAAACTGGTCTCTCCTAGATAAAAATAGaggctatattttttattcaatggtGGTTTACCAGATAAGGAAGTACATGAGTGGTTTTTAGGGTGGTTAGTTAATATTGGTTGTTTCCtctttatggtttttgtttttgtgtggtATGTGAGCTGGTGAATGGGAGAGAGAATGGGAGGGATTCATATTTTCGTGCTGGGTGATTTATGAAAGAGAGTGGTAATTGTGAAAGGCTTTTTCGATTGTTAAAGGAgcctctaaaaatatttttttttttttgctaatgctCCCCTAAAAGCCCCTCCTTTTTTGTGTGAGATTCCCTCCCTATTTATAAGCAAAATAATGTCTTCTTCCTCCCACATACTTGCTTCCTAGGCAAACTTGGTGATCAAACAACCTAATAATCACTTTGGTTCctaattttctttatcttttttgctCTTTTGGTCCCcatgtcaaaatattttgttgttgattttttttacaacagAAAACATCAAAGTTGactcaatgagaaaaataaattaataattttgaaatgagaGCGTTAAAAACTAAACGtgtcaaaagtaattttttgaatttttaattattttgaaaagacaTTGAAAATGCCAAAAATAACGCAAatatgtcaaaaatatattttttggattttttttgttttttgctattttatgatttttcaaagaaaataagaaaggaaGGGGTCAAAACCAGCGTTGTCGCTGTCATCACCTCAGCCTCTTTTCTAGTCCTACAAACTAGGTAAACATACTACATTGctataaatttgtgttttttattttttgttgaaatgtAATAAATGTTTAGGTTGGATTTAGGGTTTATGATGAATTTagggtttgttgaattaatgtgaagttaattaagaatatcatcaattagggttgatttgatatagttcaacatgaaattaaattaaattagtaataattttaattaattatgtattgcGTTTAATTGATGTTCAGTTGTCGAATTAGAAATTTTATGTGTATTGTAggaatcaaataataaaataattaaccacGCTTGATGGTTTCATGGACGAGAGCATGAATGGGGTAGAATTATGATGAATTAAGTGTTTCATTGAGTTATTGATACGTTGATGAATTtggtattttctttgaattattttaatttgctattaacttgggtttgatttaatacaattgagcatgaaaatatcaattagaTCTTGTATcatgaattatgtttaatttatgGTGAATTTGCTTTAACGTTAAATTTTAGGAATttgattgtattttatattaatgttgTCAATTAGTGTTAGAATAATATCAATTAGATCTTGTATCATGAATTATGGTGAATTTATGGTGAATTTGCTTTAAcgttaaattttagaaatttgattgtattttatatgaatgTTGTCAATTAGTGTTAGGATAATCCAATTTAGTTACAATTACGTCCAATTGACcgaaattcaatattaaaaaaaaaaaacagaatgtCATATAACATATTTATGTTATGTCATTATGGTGGCATTATTCTTCATGATGTGAACAACAGTATAACATACAATGGTGGGAGCATTTTCTTGTTAAATGGTAATTTAGGCATGTCATATACAGAAATGAAAGAAACCATTTATCATGGACTTTGGtgaaattataatgatattaatgttgaAATAACTTAGAGATGTCATATTGGTGAACATGAGTATTATCTTGTACCGATTGTGTGAGATGACAGTTTTAAGACAATGATTGATTCTTTCACCCAAAATAGTTTGAACATGATGGTATTGTATGTGAGTAGTTGACCAAAAGTTATTGGTGTCTCAATTTCTGTTGATCCTTTAAATTCAGTTAGTAGaggtaaaaatagtttattgtcGGATGATTTACAGTAAACAATAGATGGTATTATATTTGACAATTCATTTGTTGGTCAACATATATTTAACTATTCTAAGCCTAGTCACAATAAGGATGATGATACGTTAGACCCGAATGTGATGGTGAATGATGAcgatgatgttgatgatgattacATACCTCTTATTCTTGAATTTGGAGATGCTTCTAAGTCtaattttgttgtttctaatgattGAGCACTTAGTTATAGACGTATACCATAAGGGTCTGAATTAGAGGTTGGAAAAATATTCggtagtaaaaataaattggttaaTGTAGTTAAACGATGACACATTGCACATTCGATTGAGTATGAAATCCAATGGTCGAACtctatatttgttcaattacaATGTGTGCAAACACCTGAATATAAGTAGTATTTATGTAGGGAATATCATAAAAGGTCGAATTTATTTGAGATGGCAAATTTAAAATGACCACACACGTGTTTCgatgtttgtaaaaaaaaaatcatcatcagcTTAATGCAAATTTGATTTATGGTATGAAATAATGTGTAAGATGGACTTGGCATATAAAGAATGGCTTGAATGGGAACCACATAAAAATGGGTTTTATGTTATGATGGTGATCACCGGTATGGTAATATGACAACTAATCTTTCAGAATCATTTAACCATGTTTTGAAAGGTGCTTGTGCAATGCCTATTTCAGCTCTGGCGTAATTAATAATTTACAGGTGTAATAGTTATTGGGTTAAGCGGAGACGTGAAGCTAATGCTATTATTGAACATGGTAAGATTTGCCCCTATCaattgagattgaaataacATTGAGCAGAGATAGATCAAAAGATTATACTGCAATTTTGTTTGACTCCGAGCAAGGGGTGTTCTAGGTTACCACCCCTATTAAACTAGGTGTTGTTAAAGAAGTCAGtttgaaagataaaacatgCATATGTGATAAATGATACACATTTCAATGGCCATATTCACATGTTCTTACATGTTGTGCCGAGAATCACATAAACTTTACACAATTTGTTATTGATCATAACACGATTCAAAGCTATAGATCAACATATGGCATGTCATTTTTTCCATTACTAGACGAGTTAAAATGGAGTGATTATATTGGACCTTGAGTTAAAGCAAACTCATCCAGATAAAAATTCAGGTGTGGTTGATGAATGTCAACTC is a window encoding:
- the LOC127905596 gene encoding uncharacterized protein LOC127905596, whose protein sequence is MEDEERAHRDAHFQEELESLKTSVARLTSLLEQTLRNTSGEGPSNRPVTFNQILIIAQPEERMSEHGQEPPHNPTFVQSATPAPAPVVMDAFANESRKAKSSDSIDQDKMEALEARLRVIEGVDLYDPVRAAEMCLVPNVVVPKKFRVPEFIKYSGTQCPMTHLKLDNTKIRRWKDLVDAFIKQYKYNMDIAPDRTSLSNLEKRDKESIREYAQRWRESAAQVHPPLLDKEMVTLFANTLKAPYYKHVMGSSAQQFTDVVVVCERIEQGVKSGRISAPIEKRGFERKEVNHVGDDYRGRKTSSQSYHTPSQVADIKKPEPQNFQAKSQIGNYQRVQEQLPPLPLPLDEMYQKLLSIGQVAPEPLTPVQPPYPSWYKPELTCEYHAGIAGHSIHTCNAFKRKLLQLIKAGWIELEDTSNVNTNPLPNHA